In Streptomyces sp. NBC_01231, the sequence TTCAGAATACGAGCGCATGACCGCCGAAGACACTCAGCCGCCGGCACACGGGCGCGATCCCCAGCCCTGCCCCGGCACCACTCCCGACGCCATGCGCACTCCCGCGGTCGATGCGCCTGCCGGCCCAACCGGCCGGCAGGCTGCAGCCGCCGGCCTGGAAGGCGGGGTGGAGCGCGCGGCGGCTGCGCTGAAGCCGAGGATGCGCGGCTGGCTGCATGCCGGCGTGTTCCCCCTCGCGCTGGTCGGCGGCATCGTCCTGATCACCGTTTCACGCTCGGCTGCGGCCGTGGCGGCCTGCTCGGTGTACGCGCTGTCTGCCTGCCTGCTGTTCGGTACCAGCGCGGTCTACCACCGCGGAACGTGGGGTCCGCGTGGGGAGGCGGTCCTGCGGCGGCTGGACCACGCGAACATCTTCCTGATCATCGCCGGCACCTACACCCCGCTGGCGGTACTGCTGCTGCCCACGGACCGGCAACGGGTGCTGCTGGCCGTGGTGTGGGCGGGTGCCCTGGCCGGCATCGCCTTCCGCATCCTGTGGATCGGGGCTCCCCGGTGGCTGTACACCCCGTGCTACATCGCGCTGGGCTGGGTGGCCGTCTTCAACCTGCCCGACTTCGCGCGCACCGGCGGCACCGCGGTCGTCGTACTCGTCATCGCCGGCGGTCTGCTCTACACCGCGGGCGCCGTCGTCTACGGACTCAAGCGCCCCGACCCTTCACCGGCCTGGTTCGGCTTCCACGAGATCTTCCACGCCCTGACCATCGCCGCCTTCACCGCGCACTACACGGCCATCCTCCTGGCAGCCACGTGACCGCGTTCAAAGGCAGGCCCAAGCGCATGACTCCCGGTGCCCCGCCCGCACATGGTCAGAGAGACTGGTGGGCGAGGGGGGAGCCGGCGGAGTCCTGAGCGTCATCGAGCAGTGAGGAGCCGATGTGACCGCAAGAGGGCCGGACGGCGGCACAGGCCTCTCGCCCTCCCGGGAGCGGGAGTCGCCGGGGTGGGGCGATGACTCTGGCGGGGACGTTGGAGGAAGGGCGCTCCCTTCCGGCGCAGCACCTTCGGGCGGTAGTGGCGGAAGGCTCGTGAGCGTGTCGGCATGCCTGAAGGTTTCCGGTTCTACGATCTCCGGTACACCGGACACACGCTGTCGACGCGCTCAGGTGCCACCCTCAAGGACACGATGGTCCGCGCAGGGCATCCTCGGAGAAAGCCGCGCTGATCTATCAGCACTCTGACGACGAGGGACAGCAGGAAGTTGCCGCCGGGCTCGACGCGACCGTACGCAAGGCACGCCAGGAAGCTGCTGCCGTGCCAGAAAAAGATGCCGATGATCCAGACGATCAACGTTCTGGCACGAATCTGGCACGCGGCGAGTGATCGCAGAGCGCAGCAAAAAGGCCCGGGTCGATGACCTGGGCCTTCTTCGTGGAGCGGGTGACGAGAATCGAACTCGCACTCTCAGCTTGGGAAGCTACGGCGCTTGGGCGGGCTCTGCAGCTCTGACCAGCATGGATAACTGAACCTTGTGGTGGTCGTGTGGGTCGGATCGCACCGCTGTTGACCGTGGGTTTCCGCCCCTACGGGCATGCGGAGGGCACGGAATCTCGCACAAGGTGAGGCTGGCGCT encodes:
- a CDS encoding hemolysin III family protein; amino-acid sequence: MTAEDTQPPAHGRDPQPCPGTTPDAMRTPAVDAPAGPTGRQAAAAGLEGGVERAAAALKPRMRGWLHAGVFPLALVGGIVLITVSRSAAAVAACSVYALSACLLFGTSAVYHRGTWGPRGEAVLRRLDHANIFLIIAGTYTPLAVLLLPTDRQRVLLAVVWAGALAGIAFRILWIGAPRWLYTPCYIALGWVAVFNLPDFARTGGTAVVVLVIAGGLLYTAGAVVYGLKRPDPSPAWFGFHEIFHALTIAAFTAHYTAILLAAT